The following coding sequences are from one Campylobacter sp. RM16187 window:
- a CDS encoding YeiH family protein, translating into MKLAKKRKIRSWLIILFLASFSILLSKIPPFSTFYISPLIIAVVVGAILGNISHKNVLILRRSHVLAVSTKQILRLGIILFGFKLSIADISQVGVVGIFLSFFIVFSTFFIGYYLGQKIGLDRKSAALISSGSSICGAAAVLAAGSVIKAKSDQIAIAVSTVVVFGTIGMFAYPLIFGSQILAFSELKIGFFTGASLHEVAHVVGAGSAIGEVAQANAVIIKMLRVLMLAPFLIVLSLLNLEVSNGKKSLNIRASFPYFALWFLFAVSFNSIGILSDFLLEIIYFIDILLLTIAMSALGVTIRKDVLKNAGKKPFVLAFILFAWLFLSAFCLVKFLV; encoded by the coding sequence ATGAAGTTAGCCAAAAAAAGAAAGATTAGATCCTGGCTCATCATACTATTTTTAGCCAGTTTTTCTATTTTACTATCTAAAATTCCTCCATTTTCCACTTTTTATATTAGCCCTCTTATAATTGCCGTGGTTGTTGGAGCTATACTTGGCAATATCTCTCATAAAAATGTCTTAATACTAAGAAGAAGCCATGTTTTAGCCGTGAGTACAAAGCAAATTTTAAGACTTGGGATTATTCTTTTTGGATTCAAGCTTAGCATAGCAGATATTTCGCAAGTCGGTGTTGTAGGTATATTCTTATCGTTTTTTATCGTATTCTCAACATTTTTCATTGGATATTATTTAGGGCAAAAGATAGGTCTTGATAGAAAAAGCGCGGCACTGATTAGTAGTGGTAGCTCTATATGCGGTGCTGCTGCAGTGCTTGCCGCAGGAAGCGTCATAAAAGCAAAAAGCGATCAGATAGCCATAGCCGTATCTACCGTGGTTGTATTTGGCACGATAGGTATGTTTGCCTATCCTCTTATATTTGGCTCTCAAATTTTAGCTTTTAGTGAGTTAAAGATAGGATTTTTTACTGGAGCTAGCTTGCATGAGGTGGCTCATGTAGTAGGAGCCGGATCTGCTATAGGCGAAGTAGCTCAGGCAAATGCAGTTATAATTAAAATGCTAAGAGTCTTGATGCTTGCTCCGTTTTTGATAGTTCTTAGTTTATTAAATTTAGAAGTATCAAATGGTAAAAAATCATTAAATATAAGAGCCTCTTTCCCATATTTTGCACTATGGTTTTTATTTGCCGTATCTTTTAATTCGATTGGAATCTTAAGTGACTTTTTGTTAGAGATTATATATTTTATAGATATTTTATTACTAACTATTGCAATGAGCGCGCTTGGAGTAACGATAAGAAAAGATGTTTTAAAAAATGCCGGCAAAAAGCCTTTTGTTTTGGCTTTTATTCTGTTTGCTTGGCTATTTTTATCGGCTTTTTGTCTAGTTAAATTTCTAGTATGA
- the gmk gene encoding guanylate kinase gives MKGQILLISGPSGSGKSTLLNRLLKEETDLYFSISSTTRAIRDGEKEGVNYHYISEEEFKKGIEEDSFLEWAYVHKNYYGTSLKPVLKALNEGKIAVFDIDVQGFHIARKKFGELITSVFITTHSQNELKRRLEGRGTDSAQTIEHRLTNALDEMEHILEYDYFFINDDLEESYKNLQSILRVIRLKSNSINLRETINNWREF, from the coding sequence TTGAAGGGGCAAATTTTACTTATTTCAGGACCTAGTGGAAGTGGTAAAAGCACTCTTTTAAATAGGCTTTTAAAAGAGGAAACCGATCTTTATTTTTCGATTTCAAGTACAACAAGAGCTATAAGAGATGGTGAAAAAGAGGGTGTAAACTATCACTATATCAGCGAAGAGGAGTTTAAAAAGGGTATCGAAGAGGATAGTTTCTTGGAGTGGGCGTATGTGCATAAAAACTACTACGGAACATCCTTAAAACCTGTATTAAAAGCTCTTAATGAAGGAAAAATCGCCGTATTTGATATAGATGTGCAAGGCTTTCATATAGCTAGAAAAAAATTTGGCGAGCTTATAACCTCTGTTTTTATTACAACTCACAGCCAAAATGAACTTAAACGTAGGCTGGAGGGTCGGGGAACCGATAGCGCACAAACTATTGAACATCGCCTAACAAACGCTCTTGATGAGATGGAGCATATCTTAGAATACGATTATTTTTTCATAAACGATGATCTTGAGGAGAGTTATAAAAACTTACAGTCAATTTTAAGAGTTATTAGACTAAAAAGTAATAGTATAAATTTACGCGAAACTATCAATAATTGGCGTGAATTTTGA
- a CDS encoding twin-arginine translocase TatA/TatE family subunit, translating to MGPSVQQLLIVLLIIVLLFGAKKIPELAKGLGKGIKSFKSEMETDDKKAENIEKVEEKKEEVITATKVDETTKSA from the coding sequence ATGGGTCCAAGTGTCCAACAATTGCTTATAGTTTTACTTATAATAGTTTTGCTTTTCGGAGCGAAGAAGATTCCGGAGCTTGCAAAAGGACTTGGTAAGGGTATAAAAAGCTTTAAATCAGAGATGGAAACCGATGATAAAAAAGCTGAGAATATAGAGAAAGTTGAAGAGAAGAAAGAGGAAGTTATAACCGCTACAAAAGTAGATGAAACTACTAAGAGTGCGTAA
- the argS gene encoding arginine--tRNA ligase, with product MKNLVIDEIKKVIEVDFVLEKPKDKNLAHYATPLAFSLAKELKKSPVIIAQDIASKFKDSEIFEVSALNGYINFKLKQNFLDNLAKAAIENPQNFARGGAESEKILLEYVSANPTGPLHIGHVRGAVFGDTLARVGRYIGKDIKTEYYINDAGNQIDLLGISISLRAREELFSENVVYPEAYYRGDYILDIAKAAKQKFGKEIFYDQSRNLELADFGKDIVLNLIKQNLADAQIFIENWSSERSYYDQLEETLDRLRSCNGIYEQDGKIWLNSSLVGDEKDRVIVREDGRGTYLAGDIVYHNNKFKRGYDRYINIWGADHHGYIARMKAAVHFLGYDENRLEVLLSQMVSLLKNGEQFKMSKRSGNVVLMSDVVEEIGYEALRFIFLSKKSDTHLEFDVDELKKEDSSNPIFYINYAHARVNQIFAKAGKVVDDVKNASFVNLNEDAKNLLFEALALNEVLVDAFNVRSMQKICDYLKSLAANFHKFYNENRVVGSENEDELLKLFAVVALSIKTALSLMGITAKDKM from the coding sequence TTGAAAAATTTAGTCATAGACGAGATAAAAAAAGTTATAGAGGTTGATTTTGTCCTTGAAAAACCAAAGGATAAAAATCTCGCCCACTATGCGACTCCTCTTGCGTTTTCTTTGGCAAAAGAGCTTAAAAAATCTCCGGTAATCATAGCACAAGATATAGCTAGTAAATTTAAAGATAGTGAAATATTTGAGGTAAGCGCATTAAATGGCTATATAAATTTTAAGTTAAAACAAAATTTCTTAGACAATCTTGCTAAAGCCGCTATAGAAAACCCTCAAAATTTTGCAAGAGGTGGAGCCGAAAGTGAAAAAATTTTACTTGAATACGTAAGTGCAAATCCTACAGGTCCTCTTCATATAGGTCACGTAAGAGGTGCTGTATTTGGAGATACTCTTGCTAGAGTCGGCAGATATATAGGCAAAGATATTAAGACTGAATACTATATCAATGATGCGGGTAATCAAATAGATCTACTTGGAATTTCCATAAGTCTTAGAGCCCGTGAAGAACTTTTTAGTGAAAATGTAGTCTATCCGGAGGCTTATTATAGAGGCGATTATATCCTAGACATAGCTAAGGCTGCTAAGCAGAAATTTGGCAAGGAAATTTTTTACGATCAGAGTAGAAATTTAGAACTAGCCGATTTTGGTAAAGACATTGTTTTAAATCTTATTAAGCAAAATTTAGCAGATGCGCAAATTTTTATAGAAAACTGGTCAAGCGAGAGAAGCTATTATGATCAGCTTGAAGAGACTCTTGATAGGCTTAGATCTTGTAACGGAATATATGAGCAAGATGGCAAAATTTGGCTAAATTCTAGTTTAGTAGGAGATGAAAAGGATAGAGTTATAGTGCGAGAAGATGGTCGCGGAACCTATCTGGCGGGCGATATCGTATATCACAATAATAAATTTAAGCGTGGATACGATAGATATATAAATATCTGGGGGGCCGATCACCACGGATATATAGCAAGAATGAAAGCGGCAGTACATTTTCTTGGCTATGATGAAAATAGACTAGAGGTTTTACTCTCACAGATGGTTAGCCTGCTTAAAAACGGCGAACAGTTTAAGATGAGTAAGAGAAGCGGTAACGTAGTCTTGATGAGTGATGTTGTGGAAGAGATTGGCTATGAAGCTCTTAGATTCATATTCCTTAGTAAAAAGAGCGATACTCACCTTGAATTTGATGTAGACGAGCTTAAAAAAGAGGATAGCTCAAATCCGATTTTTTATATAAATTATGCTCACGCAAGGGTTAATCAGATTTTCGCAAAGGCTGGTAAAGTTGTAGATGATGTCAAAAATGCGAGCTTTGTAAATTTGAATGAAGATGCTAAAAATCTGCTTTTTGAAGCACTTGCTTTAAACGAGGTTTTAGTAGATGCGTTTAACGTTCGCTCTATGCAAAAAATTTGTGACTACTTAAAGTCTTTGGCTGCTAATTTTCATAAATTTTATAATGAAAATCGAGTTGTCGGGAGCGAAAACGAAGATGAGTTGTTAAAGTTATTTGCAGTTGTTGCACTCTCTATAAAAACAGCACTTTCTCTTATGGGAATAACTGCAAAAGATAAGATGTAA
- the rsfS gene encoding ribosome silencing factor, producing the protein MQERIDRIIKILDEKKAESIEAFDMREKDYFVKYVVIATTMGERHAYSLTDDLKLALKPLGEEFLGIESSPDWVVLDLGDILIHLLSPQYRAKYNIEEFLSKLKEQRS; encoded by the coding sequence ATGCAAGAAAGAATCGACAGAATCATCAAAATTCTAGATGAAAAGAAAGCTGAGTCAATAGAAGCCTTTGATATGAGAGAGAAGGATTATTTCGTAAAATATGTAGTAATCGCAACTACAATGGGAGAGAGGCACGCATACTCTTTAACAGATGATCTAAAGCTAGCGCTAAAACCGCTTGGAGAGGAATTTTTAGGCATAGAAAGCTCGCCTGATTGGGTCGTACTAGATCTTGGCGATATCTTAATCCATCTTCTAAGCCCACAATACCGTGCAAAATACAATATCGAAGAGTTTTTATCAAAACTAAAAGAGCAAAGAAGCTAA
- a CDS encoding VanZ family protein — protein sequence MSLKAIYLSRFFAFVFIFLLVVIEYMATTSAEFELVKSSRDKINHFLAFIVLYITMNFGLKRLNLIQKIVILMIYAVQIEVVQAFLPNRYFSLLDILADFMGIVFGILAVRVLLKITAR from the coding sequence ATGAGCTTAAAAGCGATCTACTTATCGAGATTTTTTGCATTTGTTTTTATATTTTTATTAGTGGTTATAGAGTATATGGCTACTACAAGTGCGGAATTTGAGCTTGTAAAAAGCAGTCGGGATAAGATAAATCATTTTTTAGCTTTTATTGTGCTTTATATCACTATGAATTTTGGGTTAAAAAGGCTAAATTTAATCCAAAAAATAGTTATACTAATGATCTATGCGGTTCAGATAGAAGTTGTTCAAGCGTTTTTGCCAAATAGGTATTTTAGTCTGCTTGATATTTTAGCCGATTTTATGGGGATAGTATTTGGGATTTTGGCGGTAAGAGTTTTATTAAAAATTACCGCCAGATAG